A genomic region of Trifolium pratense cultivar HEN17-A07 linkage group LG3, ARS_RC_1.1, whole genome shotgun sequence contains the following coding sequences:
- the LOC123915952 gene encoding 5-amino-6-(5-phospho-D-ribitylamino)uracil phosphatase, chloroplastic: protein MVDSIAATSILCYRPICGGNLIRDVSGKRKSLNTCRFSPAEFLGGRVVVSLPLIKSKQDGFYSSSSIKALAVELTREAFAFRDDKLPKKGDSKIDGGFDRKPGLWPPVNRADKPSLRNPLLRQERMGCGWLGAIFEWEGVLIEDNPDLEKQAWLALAQEEGKPSPPGFIIKRIEGMKNEQAISEVLCWSRDPAELRRMATRQEEIYQALQGGIYSLRPGSKEFVSVLMHYKIPMALVSARPRKVIETAMGEIGIEENFSVVVTAEDVHRGKPDPEMFEYAAQLLNFIPERCIVFGNSNLTVEAAHDARMKCVAVASKHPVYELGAADMVVRRLDELSVVDLKNLADIETSEFGPEPELEMELEKDDF, encoded by the coding sequence atgGTTGATTCAATTGCTGCAACTTCAATTTTATGCTACCGTCCTATTTGTGGTGGAAATTTGATTAGGGATGTATCTGGAAAGAGGAAATCTTTGAACACTTGTAGGTTTTCACCAGCTGAGTTTCTTGGTGGAAGGGTTGTTGTTTCACTGCCTTTGATTAAATCCAAACAAGATGGGTTCTATTCGTCTTCGTCGATTAAGGCTCTTGCTGTTGAGCTAACAAGAGAAGCATTTGCTTTCAGGGATGACAAATTGCCGAAGAAAGGTGATAGTAAGATTGATGGTGGCTTTGATCGGAAGCCTGGTTTGTGGCCACCGGTAAATAGAGCGGATAAGCCTTCTCTTCGAAACCCTTTGCTTCGACAAGAGAGGATGGGATGTGGTTGGTTGGGTGCTATATTTGAGTGGGAGGGGGTTCTAATTGAAGATAATCCTGATTTAGAGAAGCAAGCTTGGCTTGCTCTTGCTCAAGAAGAAGGAAAACCATCTCCTCCTGGTTTCATAATCAAGAGAATCGAAGGCATGAAGAATGAACAAGCAATTTCTGAAGTGCTGTGTTGGTCTAGGGACCCGGCAGAACTGAGAAGAATGGCTACTAGACAGGAAGAAATTTATCAAGCTTTACAAGGTGGGATATATAGTCTCAGGCCTGGGTCCAAAGAGTTTGTCAGTGTTTTGATGCATTATAAAATACCGATGGCTTTGGTTTCCGCACGGCCTAGAAAAGTTATTGAGACTGCTATGGGGGAAATTGGTATTGAAGAAAATTTCAGTGTTGTTGTTACAGCAGAGGATGTTCACAGGGGGAAGCCTGATCCAGAAATGTTTGAGTATGCAGCCCAGCTTTTGAACTTCATACCTGAGAGGTGCATTGTGTTTGGAAACTCAAATCTAACAGTAGAGGCTGCACATGATGCACGGATGAAGTGTGTTGCTGTTGCTAGCAAGCATCCTGTGTATGAGCTTGGAGCTGCAGACATGGTTGTGAGGCGCTTGGATGAGCTTTCAGTGGTTGATTTGAAGAATTTGGCAGACATTGAAACATCTGAATTTGGGCCAGAGCCAGAGTTAGAGATGGAGTTGGAAAAAGATGATTTCTGA